Proteins from one Erysipelothrix larvae genomic window:
- a CDS encoding cell division protein FtsQ/DivIB, with protein sequence MSRRRVHEEQESHVEKVQKELLAKKKLARKRRRKRIMRRIMFILVFVLVISGIVYVDNQPFSRVSSVDVVGNNYINSDIILNESNVEIGDRLIFTLSHFVNRRISNIPGVALSETNVYYTKGKVVLNVKEKEVVAYLAEGPTVLFADNALYVTASNSYADFPLLVGFTNDIINAHPEFADKLSRIEKTAFYNISEIHYEVNEFETLYMRFVMNNGFKVFTSVENMMLMNHYTEIVSSVMNGDHPDNRCIYFLDYYEDVPDSQVSIAKPCGGNQ encoded by the coding sequence ATGAGTAGACGTAGAGTACATGAAGAGCAAGAGTCTCATGTAGAGAAAGTTCAAAAGGAGCTGCTTGCGAAAAAGAAGCTTGCGCGAAAACGTCGTCGTAAACGCATCATGCGACGCATTATGTTCATTTTAGTATTTGTTTTAGTGATATCGGGTATTGTATATGTCGATAACCAACCATTCTCACGGGTGTCTTCGGTGGATGTCGTTGGCAATAATTACATTAATAGTGATATAATACTTAATGAGAGTAATGTAGAGATTGGAGACCGTCTGATTTTTACACTTTCGCATTTCGTAAATCGGCGCATATCAAATATTCCCGGTGTTGCATTAAGTGAAACAAACGTGTATTATACTAAAGGGAAAGTTGTTTTGAATGTCAAAGAAAAAGAAGTTGTTGCATATCTTGCAGAAGGACCTACCGTTTTATTTGCGGATAATGCGCTGTATGTAACTGCATCAAATTCCTATGCTGACTTTCCATTGCTTGTTGGATTTACAAATGATATCATCAACGCTCATCCAGAATTTGCTGATAAGTTATCTCGGATTGAAAAAACAGCATTCTACAATATATCTGAGATTCATTATGAAGTAAATGAGTTTGAAACGCTTTATATGCGATTTGTTATGAACAACGGATTTAAAGTGTTTACGAGTGTTGAAAACATGATGTTGATGAATCATTATACTGAGATAGTATCCAGTGTAATGAACGGAGATCATCCGGATAATCGATGTATTTATTTCCTCGATTATTATGAGGATGTCCCAGACTCACAGGTTTCGATTGCGAAACCATGCGGGGGTAATCAGTAA
- the murG gene encoding undecaprenyldiphospho-muramoylpentapeptide beta-N-acetylglucosaminyltransferase translates to MKICIVTGGSGGHIYPALTFADYAKENSDTSIFFIGNQDRMESRIIPEAGYPFFAIHNKGLQGSVLDKVKAVAGQFSAISEARKILKEQKPDLLFAFGGYVTLPCVLAAHRLNIPVVLHEQNAYVGKANKMAARYARAIITCYDKAFEGVESVYQYGNPRGAIDPKQIDSKHEMKRLGIKDTDAIVLYVMGSQGAQTMNDVMVDLIPKVKDKPYKLVVSTGANEYQSFIRRIEQVPSNVIVEPFVDQKALLGVTDLVVARSGATTIAELAAFKTPSILIPSPYVANNHQLYNAKALEDKGACVLIEEDRVKTDVLMDAIDDLMGDSIKLKAIGTAVSTFARPDANQRILALLKTIGA, encoded by the coding sequence ATGAAAATATGTATCGTAACAGGTGGTAGTGGAGGACATATCTATCCTGCATTAACCTTTGCGGATTACGCAAAAGAAAACTCAGATACCAGTATATTCTTTATTGGAAATCAAGACCGAATGGAATCACGGATTATCCCTGAAGCAGGGTATCCGTTTTTCGCGATTCACAACAAAGGGCTTCAAGGAAGTGTTTTGGATAAAGTAAAAGCAGTTGCGGGTCAATTCAGTGCAATTTCAGAAGCACGAAAGATTCTTAAAGAACAAAAACCTGATCTTCTCTTTGCATTCGGAGGGTACGTAACTTTACCCTGTGTTCTCGCAGCACATCGCTTGAATATACCTGTTGTACTTCATGAACAAAATGCTTATGTAGGCAAAGCAAACAAGATGGCTGCACGCTATGCACGCGCAATAATCACCTGTTATGACAAGGCTTTTGAGGGTGTTGAAAGTGTTTATCAATACGGAAATCCCCGCGGTGCCATTGATCCAAAACAAATTGATTCCAAACATGAAATGAAACGATTGGGTATAAAAGATACTGATGCCATCGTGTTATATGTGATGGGATCACAAGGTGCTCAAACAATGAATGATGTGATGGTCGATCTGATTCCAAAAGTTAAGGACAAACCGTATAAACTTGTGGTATCAACTGGAGCAAATGAGTATCAATCGTTTATCAGACGGATTGAACAGGTTCCTTCAAATGTCATAGTTGAACCATTTGTTGATCAAAAGGCTTTGTTGGGTGTCACTGATTTAGTTGTTGCGCGTTCTGGTGCGACAACAATCGCTGAGCTTGCTGCTTTTAAAACCCCATCAATCTTAATCCCAAGTCCGTATGTTGCAAACAACCATCAACTCTATAATGCAAAAGCTTTGGAGGATAAAGGTGCCTGTGTTTTAATTGAAGAAGATCGTGTAAAAACAGACGTGTTAATGGATGCAATTGACGATCTTATGGGTGATTCGATTAAACTTAAGGCGATTGGAACCGCTGTTTCGACCTTTGCTCGACCTGATGCCAATCAAAGAATCCTAGCGCTTCTTAAAACGATAGGTGCCTAG
- a CDS encoding DAK2 domain-containing protein, whose amino-acid sequence MTLNINGDLFLKMLESGANNLSNKHHEINALNVFPVPDGDTGTNMNLTFTNGLSEARKIVSSNIGDVSKTLSRGLLMGARGNSGVILSQIFRGFAQSVESLKEADLKAIANAFQNGKTVAYKAVMRPVEGTILTVLRESAQAAYDWTLLNQSATLEEYFEVLLAEANKSLEHTPELLPVLKEVGVVDSGGAGYVAVIEGFLSALKGEIIEAHEVSEDLASAGANMESDEFGYCTEFIVQLDPNASRYDEQTFRSELESLGNSIVVVTDEDLVKVHVHTLKPGNALNLGQRYGEFLKLKIENMTEQHHTIMESDVPHATKPVAKEHSKYAIVSVAAGDGIVELFNELRAEYIISGGQTMNPSTEDFIEMINTIDADHIIVLPNNSNIIMAAKQAQDLLEDKDIRVLETKSIPQGLAACVMFNPEVDIDENIQEMVEAIQHTKTGQVTYAIKDTVFDSIEIKANDFMGILEKDIVVSGQDKQEITKRLIDQLIDDDSALVTLLAGEDTTEDQLNDLVAYIESTFDVEVEAHFGDQPVYAYIIGVE is encoded by the coding sequence ATGACATTGAATATAAATGGTGATTTATTTTTAAAAATGCTTGAAAGCGGAGCAAATAATCTATCAAACAAACATCACGAAATTAACGCTTTAAATGTTTTTCCTGTGCCAGATGGTGATACAGGAACAAATATGAATTTAACATTCACCAATGGGTTAAGCGAAGCACGAAAGATTGTTTCGTCAAACATTGGGGATGTATCGAAAACATTATCCCGTGGACTCTTAATGGGTGCACGCGGAAATTCAGGGGTAATCTTATCTCAAATATTCAGAGGGTTTGCGCAATCCGTAGAGTCACTGAAAGAAGCTGATTTAAAAGCAATTGCAAATGCTTTTCAAAATGGAAAGACAGTTGCTTATAAAGCAGTTATGCGTCCTGTAGAAGGAACCATCCTTACGGTACTACGTGAAAGTGCTCAAGCTGCATACGATTGGACCTTACTCAATCAATCCGCTACACTTGAAGAGTACTTCGAAGTATTACTTGCTGAAGCAAACAAGTCACTTGAACATACACCTGAACTTTTACCAGTTCTTAAAGAAGTTGGTGTTGTTGACAGTGGTGGCGCAGGATATGTTGCAGTAATTGAAGGTTTTTTATCTGCGCTTAAGGGTGAAATTATTGAAGCCCATGAAGTATCAGAAGATCTTGCATCTGCTGGTGCAAATATGGAAAGTGACGAGTTTGGATACTGTACAGAATTTATTGTTCAACTGGATCCAAATGCATCACGCTATGATGAACAAACATTCAGATCCGAACTTGAATCTTTAGGGAATTCAATTGTTGTTGTAACGGATGAAGACCTTGTTAAAGTTCACGTTCATACATTAAAACCAGGAAATGCATTGAATCTTGGGCAACGTTATGGAGAATTCCTAAAACTGAAGATTGAGAACATGACTGAGCAACACCATACAATCATGGAATCGGATGTTCCTCATGCAACAAAACCGGTTGCAAAAGAACATTCAAAATATGCGATTGTTTCAGTTGCAGCTGGAGATGGTATTGTTGAATTGTTTAATGAATTGCGTGCTGAGTATATTATCAGTGGTGGTCAAACTATGAATCCTTCAACTGAAGATTTCATTGAAATGATTAATACAATTGATGCTGATCATATTATTGTCTTGCCAAATAATTCAAATATTATTATGGCTGCAAAACAAGCACAGGATTTACTTGAAGATAAAGATATTCGTGTACTTGAAACAAAATCAATTCCTCAAGGACTAGCAGCATGTGTTATGTTCAACCCTGAGGTTGATATTGACGAAAACATTCAAGAAATGGTTGAAGCAATTCAACACACTAAGACAGGTCAAGTAACCTACGCAATTAAAGATACTGTTTTTGATTCCATTGAGATTAAAGCAAATGATTTCATGGGAATTCTTGAAAAAGATATTGTTGTATCAGGTCAAGATAAACAAGAAATCACGAAACGCCTTATTGATCAATTAATTGATGATGACAGTGCACTTGTGACATTACTTGCAGGTGAAGATACAACAGAAGATCAACTGAATGATCTTGTCGCTTACATTGAATCAACATTTGATGTAGAAGTTGAAGCTCATTTTGGAGATCAACCAGTTTACGCTTACATTATTGGTGTTGAATAA
- a CDS encoding Asp23/Gls24 family envelope stress response protein produces MSIEKQNEFGSINITNEAIAMLAGGVVTECYGVVGMASQKFFKDGFAELLKGENYSKGVEVIGSDEGFELNLYLVLSYNVKISEVVLEVQKKVKYMLEKTLQINLKSVNVFVQGIKVVK; encoded by the coding sequence ATGTCAATTGAGAAACAAAATGAATTTGGTTCAATTAATATTACAAACGAAGCAATAGCTATGTTAGCAGGTGGCGTTGTCACCGAATGTTATGGTGTTGTGGGAATGGCATCACAAAAATTCTTTAAAGATGGATTTGCCGAGCTATTAAAAGGTGAAAATTACTCCAAAGGGGTTGAAGTAATTGGATCAGACGAAGGATTTGAACTTAACCTTTATCTTGTATTAAGCTATAATGTTAAGATTTCCGAAGTCGTGTTAGAAGTTCAAAAGAAAGTTAAATACATGTTAGAGAAAACGTTACAAATCAATCTAAAATCTGTAAATGTTTTCGTACAGGGAATAAAGGTTGTGAAGTAA